The Bactrocera dorsalis isolate Fly_Bdor chromosome 3, ASM2337382v1, whole genome shotgun sequence genomic interval TTTACTAGTTTAAAATTACTCAAAATTGTGTAGTCATAAACTAATCTCTTCATTCGGctactttcatttatttaaactctacagttttcacatttttccgGTCCCAGTTGTCTAGGCattcaaaattttacaatattaatcATTTTCatgttaaagaaaatacaaaattttctaatataaatcgtaaaagtataaaaaaaagaaatctatttgcaacaaatagaaaaaaaaataaaaattccagtGGTCCAACAAAATTGACTGTGTTTATTAGCTTGTCATTTTcaaaacagcaataaaaacataTCTACAGCATGTCTGTGCTGCAATTCTTGAAACGTTCCATAAATCTCAATCAGCCTACAATGAAGCTGCTGGGTGCGCGTCATAAAGTTTATCACAGGACCAACAAAGATGACAAGAAGAGCATACGTGACTACGATGACGGTTACTACTACCGCAATGGTGAAGAGCAATATGCGCAAACGCTGCGCAATCGGCAGGCCGAAGTCTTGCGCTTCGACGATATTTACTACAAGCTGAGCCGCAACCGACGCAAGTTCAATCAAACCCATATCGACTTTCCGAACTGCACCTGCGCTGAGGACTTGAAGGAATATGAAAAAGCGAAAGGAAAACAGCCGCTACCGGAAACCGCTAGTCCTGTCAAGGACCCCTATCGGCTCTACAGTATGTGAAAATAGAAGAACGAATGACTGTGGTGATGGATTAGAGAGTTTAATATGACAGTCGAGCGCACTCTCTTTACCACATAACTTTGGTTAGACCTAAGTGTctattaaataataaagttaggcttgattaaataaaaaattgaaaaagtttatatgcaaatttacTATTAATTTTCATATCATAAGcacttttaataaaacttacttataataatataaaaattctgaataaatgtaataaacgaaaatgatttttcaGTTTCTACTATCTGGTCCTGGAATTCGTAAAGGATTTGTATGTACGAATAGATCTGTCATGAAAAGTGACCACAAAGTAAGGTCTGTTGATCTTCAGTGGACGATACAGTTTGGTTCTTTCCCACTCACGGTCTTTAAGTAAGTTTCCATTCCGATTTTAATATGGAAGGGATGTTCGAGCAAGCAAAGCTTCACCAGTCTTGTGACGTTTCTTTTTCTGTAGATAATTAGCAGATACTTATAGTATACTGCAAAATTTTTGCCTGAGATATGAAGACTTGCTTTACTCCCGCAGTAATTGAGACTCGAACATCCCTGGAATTTGACATTATGCGACCATACTCGGCAAGAAATAGTCGACCGGCTAGTATTCGAAATTGAAAAccaatttgacattttttcttGAAGATAAGTAgtatttaagcttaaatgagtAACTCATAACTAACCATTAGGGAAGCTGCCTCGAATTCTAAtaccattaaatttaaatcttaGTCCTCTATTCCGACCAGCCCTTTAATAAATTAACCTTTCCAAGCTGCACCGTCGAAACctcaattttgaaaatattcacctttCAGCAACCTTTGAAAAAATGGGCTCCCTCACTCATTTCTAATAAtctcaaaaagaaaatatcaaaaaaaatctatactttaaagcttaatttcactttattctaaatttaagccaaaaaaaattaaaaatttataagaacTACTAAATTCTAAATTCTCTAATTAATTTGACGTATACTTAAGGGCTTTCCATTTCGTGCAACAAATATACGCTATGCTAAATTTAAAATCGCTCGCTTTGGCGCTGACATCATCGAAAATGTCACTAACCTGCGCACAACGCCTTACCTCCACCGATGCACCTGAGTTAATACTGGGCTGCATCCCACCGCCTCCCAAGAAATCGGATAAACATCCTGCGCGCGATCGTTGCAAATTCATTGAGCCGCGCTGCGCTGAAGAGAAAATGCGACATGTCACATGTAAAAAGCGGGAGTTTCCACCACACTTCAACTTCGATGAATGCTGCCCGCCTTGCAGGGATGTTTTTCCACGTTTTGACGATCTCTACTATCAGCCGTCAGACAAGGAGAAACGTAAATACCAGCAAACCTGGTCTGAATGCCCACGGCTGTTTATTGTACCACGGAAGATCTGCTGCTATGAACATTTCGATGTACCGAAAATGGAGAAACGAGAGTTCAAACGCGATGAAGATCAGTTCAATAATTACCATGTCAAAACTTGTAGGAATAATTCACAATCGCGTTGCGCCAAAATTACGTGGCCCGGTTGCCGCATAGGCAGATGGCCGCCCAAATGTTTTGTCATTAAACATAGCAGCGGCTGCTTGAAGATATGCACACCCTACCCAAGCTATTCGGAGTGCAAACGTCCGAAGCCGAAATCCTTGCCACCGGTCGAATGCGCTTGCCTAAGGGCTGGACCGTGCATCCACAATTGATTGTCTCAAAGGTGGACGCACTGTCCTTAATTGATTTACATGTGCATAGTGGAGTGTAATTGATATTAAAGCTTCTTTGTGAGGGAAGCGTCACTAAGCAATGGACTGTACATACAAGCAACTAAGAGCAATCAATCTTGCATCTTCTTCAATGGAAAGAAATCAGCATTGAAGCTGTGCGGGACTGAAAGCTATGTTTTGCTTTCGAATGAAGTTCAAAAGTGGGTAAATTTTCGGTGATTTCGGCTACTAGAAGCTGTGatattgtaaaaattggacttgaggataaaataaattttttcgtacTTGGTAATTctggttttttatttacattcttTATGTGCGCTATTTACTGATGACATTCCCGTCATCTTTAGGTTGCTTTGGTAGGTACAGATTGGGATGATTCCCTCTTTGCGGTGGTCGGCTCTAAGCGTACTGTTACATAAGGGTGTCAACCATCGCCTTGGCTTCGTTACTGAGACAACATTGGAATCATGAAAGAGGACTACCTTTCCGAGAAGTGGATAACGGTTCTAAGTGGGGACCAATAATGCATGGAAAATGGAgcagaacaaaaataaaatggatGTGAGTGGAAATAGGTCGGAATCAACCTCGAATATTAGTAACTCGGGCGGGCGATGCTTGCTAAGGAAGAGGGAACAGTATTAAGAGGAACCTTTGCTTAGGTCATTGGTAGTGCCAAAGATAGCTCGAACAACGACAGCGACTCGGGCGGTCAATGCTTAGGAAGATCGCCTTTTAGTAAAAGTAATGTAAGCACAGGTTCTTTCTCCGAAATAGGTGGTAAGGTATTGGGAGTTGGCGGAAACCTCCCGACTGATAGTGAAAGTAAGGCATTAAAAGGAACCTTTGCTAAGATCATGGGGTGTTCCGATGCACCGGCAAGTGCCAAGAGTAGCTGGATCGTCGCTGAACAACTAAAATCTTGAAGAATTGTGGACCTATACTCTCAAGAAGTACCAGTATACGTGCCAGTTCAGCTCAAACGTCCACGAGCGAGCACACACTTGCTCCACGGCTAGAATGTATAAATGTTATCTCagtagcaaaatttttaaactcttttcaataatatttcaaaaacaaaaatttcaatttaattcgaAAATCTAAAGTTTCTTACAGTTTCCAACTCAAAACACacagaaaaacaaacaaaaaagctcaaaattatttctttgaaaCCACGAAATTCCAAATTCGAACGCTACTCCAATTTTCGACAAGAATctcttacaaaaacaacagctaTATAGATTTTGCACAAGTTttggaaacaaagaaaaatgacGCTCTTTCGTGCATTTGGTAATCAGCTCTTGCAAGGCATGAAAACGCCAGCCCTCAGAAGGTGTCTGCCACGTACAATGGCCAGCCAAAATAAGCACCCGGGCTATCGTTCACAGTGCGCATCTGACGATCCAAAGTGTGGCGAGAAGAAGATCAAAGAAAAGAAAGACAGCGGCGAATGcgataaaaagaaagaaaagaagcgTACTTCTATGTGGTTAAACCCAGAGTGTTGTCTGGACGTATGCCCAGATGTCTTGCCGCGTTTCGACGATCTCTACTATAAAGCCTCCGACAAAGCCAAACGCAAGTACACGCGCACATGGAACGAATGTCCAGATTTGAAAATAGCACCGCGAAAGATTTGCTGTTTTGAAAACATCTCCTTGCCACCATTAGAAAAGCGTAAAAAACGTCGTGGTGATCGAGAAAGCGCTTGTCCCGTTCCGACGGCTGAGGAAAAAGCCAGCTGCTCGATAAAACAGAATAAGCGCTGTATTAAAATTCGTCTACCCGGGTGTGGCGCTGTACGTGAACCACCGAAATGTTTCGTCATCAAACAATCAGTGAAATGCCGTAAGATTTGCACACCATATCCAGCATATTCGGAATGCTCACGACCTAAACCGAAACCACGTCCGCCAGTCGAATGCAATTGCCTGATCGTGGGTCCACTCTGCGGCCTACATTAGTCGCGAGTATGCGCAAAATAGTCACGTTGTTGCCGAGGTGTAGGGCCGTGTTTAGTGAAACTGAGTAGAAGATGTGGAAAGCATTCAACTGGTGCATTGCATAAAATCACTCAAAGTTTCAGCTTTCAGTTTCGTGCTTGAAGCTGGTCATGATATTGAAAGCTGAAATTATTGAGAAAACTTATTTAGCTGAAAACAAGCGAAAAGctcgtataaaaaatattgtcgaAAACAAGACTAGCCACTCCTAGCAATCCTTAGAACATAGGCAATTCAACCTCTTTCGAAAATCAAATTCtatgttgaaattaaaaactgcaaaatttaaacaaaaaaattctaaatttaataaaagctaAAAGGAACACAAAACATTTATCTGAaagtttgctttatttttaattttctttagagATGCGAAGAGAGATCGTTTTTTGAtacagaaaaaatttagtatatcGTTGATTTCAGAAACATATGAGTAATTTTCACTCCAATCGATTTCTGTATCAGTTTTGAGAGAAATGCAGAGAGTACCTGGTGAATCATGGCTCTCTCCTTATAAAGTTTGCGGAGAGCCTACAAGTTGCAGATGATATTGGttaatacccccctcgtagaagcccccctccttacttgcgaagaactcggacagccattTTTCACAatcctcttttgagttcaactttacaccaacaaggccattcgccatggacaggaactgGTGGTAAttacttggcgctatgtccaaGCTATATGGTGGacgcgataaaacctcccatccaaGCTTCCATAGCTTCTGATGAGTCATCAACGAAAGGTCTGGTCTGGCGTTGTCTGGTGGAACACCACACTCTACCTTTTGGCCAATtttggacgcttctggtcgatcgcctgcttcaagcggtccagttattcgcagtagatggtagaaatAAGCATTTGGCTATATGGGAgcgctcatagtggatgattcccttccaattgcaccaaacacacagcagaaccttcctggccgtcaatctcGGCTTGGCCACCGGTTGGGACaattttcgcttgatattgtcgtatatGACCCAGTTTTCgacgccagtcaccatccgctttaGAAATGGGTCGAATTGGTTCCGTTTCATCAGCATATTGCAGGCGTtaattcggtccagaaggttttttgcgtccaatcatgcggcacccaagcTTTTTtatgtatccagccttctgcagatattttaaaatcttctgggcgatgtcacgatatgccacatgccggtctaactcgatgtttttcatgatttgatcggtattcgtcgttaCAGGTCTTCCACTGGCTGGCTTATTCGTGGTGTCGTTTTCACTCGTTCTatatcgtcgaaaccattcctccgcagttcgaagtgatagagtaccatccctcAAAACACATTAACCTCAccgaacgtttctctagcggatttgccttaaACGaggagaaatttaaaaaaaagcgcgaatttcggcgctagtgaactccatgtttacacgtctataactacCAGAATTGATAAAATACGGTATATTTTCGGATAGGAAAAAACTCAACTCTGCTCAAAGTTGAGTAGGCGCTGATTTCGGCTTTCTGACACCACTTAAGAGCAACTTACGTTGATTCTCCTGCAGCTCGCTGACATATTCAGCTGAAAACTATAAAGAGAGCGGCAATTTAGACGCCCAAAATAGTACGCTTCCATATGCTCGACATACATATTTGGAACGTGAAATGAATTTTGACAGTTCGGCCTTCAAAGGCGGTGCAGATCACTATAAAGGTACCGTAAATAgataatttcacttaaaatttgtACGAAAACAAtgaggcatacatacatacttacggtTTTTGGAAGCAACAAATTCTGAAGAAAAGCGAAAGATACTTGCAACACAGCAGACGTGAGGTAAAGAGTTCTTGCTTATGTCGAGCGTGTTACTAAGCTTCTATGTATGGTAAGCACCTATGTAAGTACACACGCACATCTTGCTACGCAGCTGTCTGCACCTAGTGCAACTGACAGCCAGCCTGTCTGCTGCTGAAGTGTCTGCCACACAAAGTGTTGAAATGCAAGCAGCCAACAACAAACGGCCAGAGGAGTCGGTGTACAGCGTGGAGGAATTGCTGCTGACGAGTGATGCGTTTGgaggcaaatacatacatatacgtatctatgagcatgtatgtatgtgtatgtgtgcgcactTGAAAGTTTTGCTGCATGCGTTAGCAAGCTTCGTCAGGGGCCAGTAAAATCTTGCATGTTGCGTGCATCAACAGCGGCTggcaatttttgtataatttcggcagcaaccaaaaacaacaactacaacagcacGCATTGCTTTGCAGcaggaaaacaacaaaaaagtgagaaaaaatgtatttcgacGCATTTGGCATTTCATTTGAAATACAACTAACActccacaacaacaactcaagTGGTTTGTCAGCAACATTTCAAACAAAGCGACGACACATCACAGCACACAGCAAGGCGGCCGAAAGCGAGTGAAAAGTGTCCAAATAaccgaaaaaagtaaataagcgAAGTCCGAAAACCAACTTGAAGTTCCCCTTTCCCGCCGCTTTTCTGTGAATATGTAAAATGCTTCGTTGCTTGGGGTCGAAAAGACAAAGCGAGTGGAAGCGAGTGGAAAATAGGCCGCTCGCACCGAGTAACAAATAACTaacaaattcagaaaaattacaaaaactacaaaaaagacAGCCGAAAAGGCCGAAAAGCCCTGCTGCATACGTCACACCATGCCACCCTGTCTCCGCCGCATAACAAGTAcacgcacacagacacacacacacgtacacatttATCACAGCAAACAAATGTGCTACGCAGTCAAATGCTTCACAGCCGCTAACTGCAtgacatatgttgttgttgtcgcgccattgttgttgtcaacGCTGCCAACACAATTTTTCGCCTTGGCCTTTGTTTTTTCACTTGAAATTGTAGAGACTTTTCGTTAACTCATTACTAGACACACACTTAATCATAAAGCTGCAAGAAAACGCgtcttattgttattattgttgctttttatgTCAGGTCTATTTTTC includes:
- the LOC105230140 gene encoding uncharacterized protein LOC105230140; this encodes MLNLKSLALALTSSKMSLTCAQRLTSTDAPELILGCIPPPPKKSDKHPARDRCKFIEPRCAEEKMRHVTCKKREFPPHFNFDECCPPCRDVFPRFDDLYYQPSDKEKRKYQQTWSECPRLFIVPRKICCYEHFDVPKMEKREFKRDEDQFNNYHVKTCRNNSQSRCAKITWPGCRIGRWPPKCFVIKHSSGCLKICTPYPSYSECKRPKPKSLPPVECACLRAGPCIHN
- the LOC105230139 gene encoding uncharacterized protein LOC105230139, with the translated sequence MTLFRAFGNQLLQGMKTPALRRCLPRTMASQNKHPGYRSQCASDDPKCGEKKIKEKKDSGECDKKKEKKRTSMWLNPECCLDVCPDVLPRFDDLYYKASDKAKRKYTRTWNECPDLKIAPRKICCFENISLPPLEKRKKRRGDRESACPVPTAEEKASCSIKQNKRCIKIRLPGCGAVREPPKCFVIKQSVKCRKICTPYPAYSECSRPKPKPRPPVECNCLIVGPLCGLH